In Porites lutea chromosome 7, jaPorLute2.1, whole genome shotgun sequence, a single window of DNA contains:
- the LOC140943172 gene encoding golgin subfamily A member 5-like yields the protein MSWFTELAGKAESLLEKVDNVAATALTKEQADIQNVGLNSSGTTPLPSVTPASTQRTSSVPPSGQQGNITRSASDTSVLGGPTVPIKSRLPPSGTRTPPRVARTENKSDDKLFEFLNSNIPATKERKVIKPKVSVESSSEVVSKPISNMEQTLADSMDGKLNEGTVAKTDDNVHEVSAVSNGPSVEEPKSQEMPQHDVVAINSGHHTDDHHMSNLELENTLLRKEVASLNEEMVSVVQRAKEAEKRTKETEKHLQRCQGQLLASEEITRQLRSKEDDFTETLNAKDSQLAVLRVRVQESDQELQSKRKQIEEYQLERERLLQDHSESTGVHSQALDTLKTKLDESERKLKASQESHKKMQQEAIERQNKLQEEQQAMAESLKNMQKKLNEEKNKSNENTAALKNAKASLETAKQELKDYKDKAARILQAKDKVISSLRDGSNGEVASGISSSEYEEVCHERDMLRDEVNQFKYRMEQLKADLQEVEQQQQSEAELAREKVEELESALDDEKRKRDACEQQIQQHLQDLHYAQEELRTNKTSFMSQIQERENEIQKLRNQLATKALTSTSEEELENRVRALTENLIQKQTLIEALSTEKNSLVLQLERLEKQYRDVQASASKLMAGPSASYNGFDDTDENTLSRVRSISSIMPSQLNDSRKVNRAVNEIDKFSIRLGLFLKRYPIARLFVIIYMVLLHLWVLIVLLTYQPEIHSTSSSRLPQQP from the exons ATGTCATGGTTTACTGAGCTCGCGGGCAAAGCAGAGTCACTTTTGGAGAAAGTTGACAATGTTGCAGCCACAGCATTGACAAAGGAACAAGCTGACATTCAAAATGTTGGACTAAACAGCAGTGGTACCACACCTTTACCATCTGTGACCCCTGCTTCTACTCAAAGAACAAGTTCTGTACCACCCAGTGGACAACAGGGAAATATTACAAGATCAGCAAGTGACACTAGTGTTTTAG GTGGCCCCACAGTTCCCATCAAGTCTCGTCTCCCTCCTTCTGGTACCAGGACACCCCCTAGGGTGGCacgaacagaaaacaaaagtgaTGATAAATTATTTGAGTTCCTAAATAGCAACATTCCTGCTACAAAAGAACGAAAAGTGATCAAGCCAAAGGTGTCTGTGGAAAGCTCTTCAGAAGTGGTGTCAAAACCCATTAGTAATATGGAGCAGACCCTAGCTGATTCCATGGATGGGAAACTTAACGAGG GAACTGTTGCAAAAACTGATGATAATGTTCATGAGGTCAGTGCTGTTTCTAATGGTCCCAGTGTGGAAGAGCCCAAGTCACAAGAAATGCCTCAGCATGATGTTGTTGCAATAAACAGTGGCCACCACACAGATGATCACCATATGTCTAACCTTGAACTAGAAAACACATTACTGAGAAAAGAGGTGGCTTCTTTGAATGAAGAAATGGTGTCTGTAGTGCAAAGGGCAAAAGAAGCTGAAAAAA gaacaaaagaaacagagaaacatCTTCAAAGATGCCAGGGACAACTGTTAGCTTCTGAGGAAATTACCAGACAGCTGAGGTCAAAGGAAGATGATTTTACAGAGACGCTAAATGCTAAGGACTCACAGTTAGCAGTCTTGCGCGTTAGAGTACAGGAATCAGATCAGGAGTTGCAGAGCAAGCGTAAGCAGATTGAGGAGTACCAACTTGAAAGAGAAAG GTTGCTCCAAGATCATTCGGAATCCACTGGAGTGCATAGTCAGGCTTTGGATACACTAAAAACTAAACTAGATGAATCAGAGAGAAAACTCAAAGCTAGCCAAGAGTCTCATAAGAAAATGCAG CAAGAGGCCATAGAAAGGCAAAATAAACTACAGGAAGAGCAACAAGCCATGGCAGAGTCACTCAAAAACATGCAAAAGAAACTTAATGAAGAGAAGA ATAAGAGCAACGAAAATACAGCAGCACTCAAGAATGCCAAAGCAAGTCTAGAAACTGCTAAGCAAGAATTAAAAGATTACAAGGACAAAGCAGCCAGGATCCTTCAG GCTAAAGACAAGGTAATATCAAGCCTTCGCGATGGTAGTAATGGAGAGGTTGCAAGTGGCATTAGTAGTTCAGAGTATGAAGAGGTCTGTCATGAAAGAGACATGTTGAGAGACGAGGTGAACCAGTTCAAATACCGCATGGAACAGCTCAAGGCTGATCTGCAG GAGGTGGAGCAACAGCAACAATCAGAGGCTGAGTTGGCTCGGGAGAAAGTCGAGGAGCTAGAGAGTGCTTTGGACgatgaaaagagaaagagagacGCTTGTgaacaacagatacaacagcaTCTTCAG GACCTGCATTACGCCCAAGAAGAATTACGAACAAACAAAACCAGTTTCATGAGTCAAATACAG gagagagaaaatgaaattcagaaATTGAGAAATCAG CTTGCAACCAAGGCTCTTACTTCTACAAGTGAGGAGGAATTAGAGAACCGTGTTAGAGCATTGACGGAAAATCTTATCCAGAAACAAACACTTATTGAGGCTTTGAGCACGGAGAAGAACTCCTTAGTGCTACAGCTTGAGCGACTGGAG AAACAATATAGAGATGTGCAAGCGTCAGCCTCGAAACTAATGGCCGGACCATCGGCGTCTTACAACGGATTTGATGACACTGACGAAAATAcac TGTCACGAGTGAGATCAATATCGTCAATAATGCCATCCCAGCTCAACGACTCGAGAAAAGTCAACAGGGCAGTCAATGAAATCGATAAATTCAG TATACGACTAGGTCTTTTTCTGAAAAGATATCCAATCGCACGACTCTTCGTCATCATTTACATG gtACTGCTTCACTTATGGGTGCTGATAGTTCTCCTCACTTACCAACCGGAGATTCACTCAACAAGTTCATCCCGACTTCCGCAACAACCTTAG